The DNA window ACAGTCGAATCTTTAACTATCTTATGAACAAGGAGACGGAGGACGCTACATTATTGCAATACCGTCGTGAAGCAGAAGACTATATCATTAGCTTGTGCAATTTCAAGTCGTATCTCAATGGTCTGGCAGTATATGATCTTGATGGGAATAGCCTCGCCTACGGACCTACGATGGATGGTAGAAGAGTCCTGAATCAAGACTGGTACCAAGAGTTAATGAACTCCGACAAAGATGTCTTGTTTATTCCGCCTCACTACTATAGTCCTTATACTACACAAGACTCTGATCTCGTCTTTTCGATTGCTCGCCCGATCAGATATCATGGAGAATTAATTGGTCTTGTCGTAGCAGATATTAAGTGCTCGCTACTTCAGGATATGTTCGATATTGAGAATATTAATGATTACTCGTTACTTGTATTAGACGAAGAAACAGGTACGCCTATATTCCCAGCTGGATCTGCCGCCAATCTACTCAATGAAACGGAATTGCGTAGTCTTATGGACAAATCATCAACAAGTGACGGACGATTCTTCACCATGTTGAATGGGCAGAATAGCCTCGCCGTTTCACAACAGACCTTTATCACCGGATGGAGAGTCATCGGTTTTGTACCCTATAACGGTATATTAGCTGATTTCCTCAACATACGCGGCCAAGTCATTTTTATTGCGCTCTTTTGCGGGATATTGTTTATTTTATTGGTCTCGTTATGCACGTTTTTACTATCGCGAAATTTACGGAGGTTATCCCGTGCCGTCAAAAAAATAGACCAAGAAAATCTTCATTTAGATGTTGATATACGCTCAAAAGATGAAAGCGGGCAGCTCTATCAGCAAATCACGTTCATGATCGAACGGATTCGTGAATTGATTGCTGGCATCCAGCGCAGTGAAAAGGAGAAAAGAAAATCAGAAATGCGAGCCCTACAGGCCCAGATTAACCCCCATTTCCTTTACAACACTTTAAATACGATCAAGTATCTCGCCACGCTTCGTGGTGCACATAATATTGAGACGGTTTCAGTGGCGCTCTCCGATATGTTACATGTCAATTTAAGCCATGATCGATTCATTTCGGTAGAGGAAGAAATTCATTATCTTCAGCAATATCTAGAAATCCAAGAATACCGATATAGTGGAAAATTTACATGTTATTTCTCCGTGGATGAAGATGTGCGTGACAAAATGGTTCCGAAGCTCTTATTACAGCCACTCGTGGAAAATGCCTTACTGCATGGACTGGTGCCGCAAAATGAACAAGGGATTCTTCAAGTACGTGTCTTTGCAGAGGACGACAAATTACATATACGGATCAAAGACAATGGGAAAGGAATGGACGAGAAGAAGCTTGCCTCTATACTTGAGAGCACAGAGACAAATTCAGCACATATCGGCATAACCAATGTCCGCTCCAGGCTTAGTCTCCTGTTCGGAGAACATAGCAGCTTTTCCGTGTGGAGTGAACCCAACCTTTATACGACCGTTGAAATTGAAATGCCCATCATGTTAAAGGCGGTGGATTATGATTAAAGTCATGATCGTGGACGATGATTTGCTTGTACGCAACAATCTCAAATACATGCTCAGTACAGAATTGCCGCAATTGCATGGCAGCTCTGAGTTTATTTTATGTGGGGAAGCTAATGACGGGCGTGAAGCTCTGGACAAAATATCTGATTATGCTCCCGACATTATTCTATCGGATATGAAAATGCCGAACATGGATGGACTCATATTGTGCGAAGCTCTGCACACTAGATATCCAGATATCCAGTTTATCGCGCTCAGTAACTACGATGATTTTAATTATGTACACGGTACTCTGCAAAATGGGGCCGTCGATTACATTCTGAAACATAAAATGTCGGCCGTTACGTTAATTGCAGCATTGCGAAAAGCAAGTCGTTCGTTGATCCAGAATTCCAAGCAACCTGATCACGCGCTCGATATTAACAATATCAATGCATTGAAACAAGATTTTCTCATCTATCTACTAACTGGCTTTTATAGCGATGTGGATGAGATTTCAGCTCACATGGATACCCTCGGGCTGAAATTAGATCTAACACAGGTACTTGTGATCGTAATGTGTATCGACGACTACCAGTCTATGGATCTAAAAAAAACCACGCTGCTTCAATTTTCAGTCATCAATATTGCTTCCGAAATACTCGAAGATCAACGAAATGGAGCCATCTGTCATATTGCTAATGAGAATTATGCAATTCTACTATCATTTGCCGATATCTTTAGCCAACAAAAGATTCAGGATATCGTTCAAAACACCATGTCACGCCTCTCATCCTGCATGAAGAACTTCCTGAACCTTTCGGTCAGTTTCAGCATAGGACAGGTATGCAGCCAGATTCATCAGCTTCCACAGAGCTACCTGCAAGCCGAGAAGAAGCTAAAGAATAAATTTTATTACGACGCTGGAGCCGTATTTACGAACACGGATGAGCAACAAGGGGCAGCTATGCTCAATTATTTTGACATCAAAAAGGAATCGACGCTCTCACATTTCATCTCCATTCAGGACCGAGAGGGCATCCATACCGTACTATCCAACTTATTCAGTGAGATCCGCGCAAATAAACCACCGCTTGCGATTGCCCAGATGGTGTTCACTGATTTGCTCAGCTTAATCAACAAGACCTGCAAGAATCATTCCATCGATTTGCGTGAGGTGTACGCAGATAACATCTTGCCGGAAAAACATCTCAGCGATTTTTCGTCTCTATCATCCGTTCAGGATTGGTTATTATCTTTATTCGAAAGGCTCTGCGATGCTCTTACGATGCGCGAAGCAGCTCCAACCTCCATTTATGTAAGAGAGGCACTGGACTATATCCATCTCCATTTCGCGGAAGATATTTCACTCAGTCTGGTAGCGGATAAAATCAACATCAGCAACGTTTATTTGAGCAAATTGTTCAAACAGGAAATTGGCATCGGGTTTGCCGAGTATTTAACGAAATATCGATTAAAGCTAGCCCAGTCATTGCTACGTCAACATCAGCTCTCGATCCACGATATTGCGGCAGCAAGCGGATTCAATGATTACATCTATTTCCTAAAAACATTTAAAAAACATATAGGCGTAACGCCGACGGAATATGTAAAGAATGATGTGAAAGGTTGAAAACGATCAGGGTCTAGCATCTCTAAAGGTGCTAGACCCTAACAAAAAGGATCGCATATGCGATCCTTTTTACTGAAATATTCCCGTTGGGTCCGTTTTTCTCCAACTTAAGCTATAACCGATCAAGAAGCTCATCCCTCCGTAATATCCTATTTGTGAGCAAGAACCAAAACACCCTTTTTCTTGACAAGCATTAAACATTTTATGTTAATATTATTATTACGTTGATATATCATCTATTTTTATAAAAGGAGAGATCATATGGCTTCAAGAGATCCTATAGGTTTGCTTCTTCGAGATTTGCATTTAGAAGTAACCAATTATCTAACGAAGTTACTTGCTCCTGTTCGGCTTGCTCCTGAGCAACATTTACTTATGGCTTTGTTGCTTGAGCAAGAAGGTCTATCTCAAAACGAGATTGCTAATCATTTGAGCAAAGACAAAGCGAGTGTTGCCCGAATGATCGCTAGCTTAGAGAACAAGGGATATATTCGAAAAGTAATAAGTAAGCAAGATCGTCGTTCGGTAAATGTGTTTGTAACAGAAGAAGGCAGGAAATTAGAAACTATCATAAACGAGGTGACGATCAAATTAAACGAAATTATCGAGACGGGATTATCTGCTTCAGAATACTCAACGTTAAAGACTTTATTAACTCGTGTACAAAATAATGTAAAAGATGCTTAAATCAGCTTTCATTTTTCGTGCCATATAGTTGATATATCATCTATTTTACTAGAAGTAATCCGCATCAAAATTCTGAAAAGAGGTTTATCATTATAATGGAATCTACATCTACTGCTCAAGTTAAACAGCCAGGCCTTATGGCCTTCTCCCTTATGTTAGGTGCCTTCGTTGGTCTATTTAGTGAAACGGCCTTAAACATGGCTTTTACCAACTTAATGGATGAATTTTCAATCAACGCCTCAACGGTTCAATGGCTAACAACGGGATATTTACTAGTATTAGGAATCCTTGTTCCTATTTCTGCTTTATTAATGCAATGGTTTACTACTAGACAATTATTCACGGCTTCTTTGCTATTATCTATCATCGGTACATTAATTGCTGCCCTCTCACCTAATTTCACCTCATTATTAATTGCGCGTATAGTGCAAGCCTTGGGGACTGGTTTATTGCTTCCATTAATGACCAATATTATTCTTATTATTTTTCCTGCACATAAACGTGGGACCATTATGGGGTTGATGGGGCTGGTTATTATGTGTGCGCCGGCAATTGGGCCAACTCTTTCTGGTTTAATTGTAGACCATTTGGGCTGGGAGTATATTTTTTGGATCAGCTTACCTTTACTTTTATTTACATTCGGCTTCGGATTAACATTCATCAAAAATGTAGCGTACATTTCAAAGCCTAAAATTGATATCTTATCCATCCTGCTTTCTACTTTAGGATTTGGTGGAATCGTATTTGGATTTAGTAACCTAGCTGAACACTCTTTAAGTGAAATCATTGTCCTCCTGCCACTTATCATTGGTATCATAAGCCTGATCTGGTTTGTATTACGACAATTTAAATTGGAAACTCCAATGCTGAATTTACGTGTTTTTAAATATCCGATGTTTACATTAGGACTTATTATGCTTTTTTTAGGAATGATGATCATCTTATCCTCTGCGATTTTATTACCGTTATATTTAAAAGGAGGTCTATTGTTATCTGCAACAGTTGCAGGAGTTCAACTACTTCCTGGTAGTGTGCTTAACGGAGCTATGGCTCCAGTTACTGGTAAAATTTTCGATAAATACGGACCTAAATTATTGCTGCCTGTTGGGTTTTTTATTGCAACAATTGCGGTTTTTTTGTTTACAACTAACTCTACTGAAACCAGTAGTATGACCTTTATTTTAATACACTGTACATTGTTTATCGGACTAGCAATGGTCATTATGCCAGCTCAAACCAATGGCTTGAATCAATTACCAGTGAAATACTACCCGGATGGTGCTGCCGTCATGAATACATTACAACAAATAGCAGGTGCTCTTGGTACAACCTTCGCTATTACACTAATGTCTAGTGGGGAAACTCGATTTGCTAATACACATCCAGACGCTGTCCAAACTGAGATATTAACCGCTGGAATTACGCATGCTTACTTGTTTATTACAGCACTTGCAGGTATCGGTTTAATTTTATCGTTCTTTGTTAAACGGATTCGCGTTTAATTTAAAAATAAATGACCGCTAAGCTCATCCTTCGGCGATTGCAGAGATCGCGAAATCTATCGAGAAGAACAAAAGACGGGAAGGCTAATGCCCCCGTCTTTTTATAGCACCTTCAGACGTCCATAATCACCAAAGAACACATCATAAGCTGTGCTCGATTAGTGTTCCAAGCCCCGAATCCATACCGGATTCGTTTTTTTATACGAATCAATCAAGGACTCATTACGCTTTCGTCAACTCGTGCGCTTGCTCGCTCTGTTGCAACATTTCTGCCAAGTAAGGATTCAAGAATACGCCCGAAGGATCAAGCTCTTGCCTGAGGCGAAGAAATGCATCCCACTTCGGATATACCGAGCGGAGCTGCTCCGCGTTCATTGTGTGCATTTTCCCCCAGTGCGGTCTCCCGCCATACTGTCTACAGATATCCTCTACTTTGGCAAAAAAGTCAGCATACTCCATCCCCCGATACATATGTACAGCGATATAGGCAGAATCACGTCCAGTCGCCGGACTAAGCCATACATCGTCTCCCCGTACATAGCGGCATTCAATTGGGAAATGAACAGCAAATTGGTACCGATCTATCGTATTACGTATTTCCTCCAGTACGATTCGCATGTGATCTGCCGGTACGCTGTACTCCATTTCGTTAAATCGAACGAGCCGCGGCGTTGCGAAAATCCGGTGGCTATACCCCACTTCCTGCATATCCGGTACGCCCGCTGCCGACAATCGGCTTATCAGCTTACAAAGGCGCGGAATGAAGCGGCAGCACTCCGATAGAACCCAGAACAGCGCATTCTCCATTAGCAAGACTTTCCAGTAACTCCAGCGGCTTGGTGCTCCGGGGACCTCATCCGTTGTATTGGTCAGTTTTATTTGAGCGGTATCCGTATATGGGAACCAATAAAATTCGAAATGACGGTTCTCCTTTTTGAATAGATCAAGCTGCTCAAGGCATTGAGAGAATGATATTTTGTGGCTCGTATAGCGGAGCGCGTACGCAGGCACAACACGTAGCTTCAACTTCACGATAATCCCGAACATCCCAAGTGACACCTGCATCGCCCGAAAAAGCTCTTCATTCTGCTCAACTGAACATTCGAGGATTTCCCCTGTTGCTGTCACTACCGTTAAGCCTACCGCTTGCGTTGCGAGGCTCCCGAACTGCTCTCCCGTCCCATGTGTTCCTGTACTGATCGCTCCTGCAATGGATTGCGCATTAATATCGCCCAGATTCTCTTGCGCAACCCCAATGGCATGCAATTCTTCCCCGAGACGGTCCAGCTTCGTTCCGCCCCACACCTGGGCAATCCCCATCTCCGAATCAACAGCAATCACGCCCTGCAATCGATCCAAGGAGACCAGTACATCATCGGTCTGGACGAGCCTCGTAAATGAATGTCCGGATCCGACGACACGCAGCTTCCGTCCTTCGGCGGCACATGTCTTAACTATCCCGACCACCTCTTCTATGCTTGCCGGATATACGATGCTCCGCGGCAGTCCGCGTACGAGTCCTGACCAATTGCGCCATTCTTTCGTATTGCGTTCCTTCAAATTTATAGAAAGCATAGTCCGTCCCCCCGATATGTCGTTGTCTCCCCAACGATACTGCCATTTGAAATGTAGTAGAGGTGTGTAAATCGTTCGCATAACTCTCCTGCTTTGCTATGACGCATAAAGATCGGATCGCCGAGTTCCAGCGTTTCTTGCCCGTTGTAGCGAATCGGCGTCTGGACTTCACCTGCGCCTTCCATCGCTAGGAGAGTCGCACCTTGCGGCAGGTATGGACGCGGCAATCTGTCGCTTCCTGCAATTCCCGAAGCCGTGTACCCACCGCCTAAACAGGTGTAGAGATCACCGCGCGGCTGACGCACGATCTCGATCGCATATCCTGCGGCGGGAACCAAGGTGAAATCCCGGTAGTTGTCAAACAGACCGGGCGAATAGAACCCCGAACCAGCCGTGACCTCGGTGACGACTGGTTCCACGCTACTTGTATGCAGGCTGCCCGTGCCGCCTGCATTCACGAACCGCAGCGGAGGAAGACCCATTCGATCGATCGCCGCGACCAGCTCCGCACGCCGGGCAGCGGCATCACGGATCGAGCGGTGTTTAAGTAGCCTTACGATCGCATTCTTCAGAACCTGCCCCGGCACGCGGTCGCCTAAGCCAGCAACCTGCGCTTCGTAACCCATGAGCCCCTCGAGCACGACGTGCTTCGACTGTGCGATCCGCTTGATGAGGTTGAGCGCTGCATCTGTGGAGCGTATAGGCGAGCGCCATACGCCGAAGTGCAGCCCCGGGACATCGATCGACATATCGATGTCCACACAGAGCGGCAGCCGCACGCCGTACTTGGCGGCAGCCGCTTCCGCCTGCTCGACATGCGTCTCGCAGTCTACCATCAGCGTGATGTTACACCCTTCACGCTGATGCATGGCGACAGACGCGAGCAGACTTGCGTCCATCGCAGGGTAACCCAGCAGCAAGTCGGTGAAACCTTGCTGCGCGAGATAGAGTGCTTCGGGCACCGTGAAGCACATGATCCCCTGAAACTGCGCATTTGCCTGCAGAATGCGCCGGAGCATATCAACAGAACGGATCGATTTGCTCGCAATGCGGACGTTCTTCCCATTCGCCCGATGGAGAACGTTAAGAATATTCTGCTGAAGCATATCCAGATCAACGAAAGCAAAGGGCATCGGAAGCCCGGTGCACACTTCTTTATAGTAACGATAATCACGCACTCTACCGACCTCCTATATATGGAGATACATAATTTCCTGTATTATTAATATTCTCACAACAGAGAGATAGTCCATTATTTCGGGACTCTACTATTCAATACTATCTTAATTAGATATTCTTTAATCTGATCTTTCCATAAAAAAGAAACCTACAAGGAATTGCTCCTACGTAGATTTCCCAGTGTCATTATTCATATATTCTTCATCGCTTCGCCTTATAAAACTCATGATACAGCTTCATAAGCGCTCGCTTCTCTATCCGGGACACATAAGAGCGGGAAATGCCGAGCTCTTTGGCGATTTCGCGTTGGGTCCGTTCTTCTCCCCCATGCTCCAACCCGAATCTTCCTTTAATCACTTCCTGCTCTCTAGCGTCCAGGATATCAAGATTCCGATAAATTTTACTCTTCTCCATCTTGAGCTGTACCCGATCAAGAACCTCGTCCGCCTCCGTACCCAGGATATCGATAAGGGTAATTTCATTCCCTTCCTTGTCCGTCCCGATAGGGTCGTGCAGCGAAACATCCTTACGTGTCTTTTTGAGCGACCGAAGGTGCATCAATATTTCATTCTCAATACAACGAGCCGCAAAAGTTGCCAGTTTCGTACCTTTGTTGGGGCGGAAGCTCTCAATAGCCTTGATGAGTCCAATCGTCCCGATCGAGATCAAGTCCTCCATATCCTCGCCGGTGTTATCGAATTTCTTGACGATATGCGCCACCAGCCGCAGATTGTGCTCAATCAGCAAATTACGAGAGATCGGATCGCCTTCAGCCATCCGCGCCAAATGCTTCGTCTCCTCCTCTTCCGTCAATGGTTGGGGAAAAGCGTTATTCTTCACATACGACACGAGCAGAGTTAGTTGTTTAATAAACAGAGCAATAGTAGTAAATAATCCAGGCAAAGATGACACCTCCTGCTGAGTAACAATGCTACAATCTTTAATCGTTCCTG is part of the Paenibacillus segetis genome and encodes:
- a CDS encoding cache domain-containing sensor histidine kinase, translating into MRKFFPHTVHSLQFKLMCVTLTLFCLFATVTTYSWSNSLTKQATTTSVNNLYSMLQISNSNFETALKDIDRVTALISSNFGNNLNSRIFNYLMNKETEDATLLQYRREAEDYIISLCNFKSYLNGLAVYDLDGNSLAYGPTMDGRRVLNQDWYQELMNSDKDVLFIPPHYYSPYTTQDSDLVFSIARPIRYHGELIGLVVADIKCSLLQDMFDIENINDYSLLVLDEETGTPIFPAGSAANLLNETELRSLMDKSSTSDGRFFTMLNGQNSLAVSQQTFITGWRVIGFVPYNGILADFLNIRGQVIFIALFCGILFILLVSLCTFLLSRNLRRLSRAVKKIDQENLHLDVDIRSKDESGQLYQQITFMIERIRELIAGIQRSEKEKRKSEMRALQAQINPHFLYNTLNTIKYLATLRGAHNIETVSVALSDMLHVNLSHDRFISVEEEIHYLQQYLEIQEYRYSGKFTCYFSVDEDVRDKMVPKLLLQPLVENALLHGLVPQNEQGILQVRVFAEDDKLHIRIKDNGKGMDEKKLASILESTETNSAHIGITNVRSRLSLLFGEHSSFSVWSEPNLYTTVEIEMPIMLKAVDYD
- the sigK gene encoding RNA polymerase sporulation sigma factor SigK, encoding MPGLFTTIALFIKQLTLLVSYVKNNAFPQPLTEEEETKHLARMAEGDPISRNLLIEHNLRLVAHIVKKFDNTGEDMEDLISIGTIGLIKAIESFRPNKGTKLATFAARCIENEILMHLRSLKKTRKDVSLHDPIGTDKEGNEITLIDILGTEADEVLDRVQLKMEKSKIYRNLDILDAREQEVIKGRFGLEHGGEERTQREIAKELGISRSYVSRIEKRALMKLYHEFYKAKR
- a CDS encoding D-arabinono-1,4-lactone oxidase, translating into MLSINLKERNTKEWRNWSGLVRGLPRSIVYPASIEEVVGIVKTCAAEGRKLRVVGSGHSFTRLVQTDDVLVSLDRLQGVIAVDSEMGIAQVWGGTKLDRLGEELHAIGVAQENLGDINAQSIAGAISTGTHGTGEQFGSLATQAVGLTVVTATGEILECSVEQNEELFRAMQVSLGMFGIIVKLKLRVVPAYALRYTSHKISFSQCLEQLDLFKKENRHFEFYWFPYTDTAQIKLTNTTDEVPGAPSRWSYWKVLLMENALFWVLSECCRFIPRLCKLISRLSAAGVPDMQEVGYSHRIFATPRLVRFNEMEYSVPADHMRIVLEEIRNTIDRYQFAVHFPIECRYVRGDDVWLSPATGRDSAYIAVHMYRGMEYADFFAKVEDICRQYGGRPHWGKMHTMNAEQLRSVYPKWDAFLRLRQELDPSGVFLNPYLAEMLQQSEQAHELTKA
- a CDS encoding MDR family MFS transporter, coding for MIMESTSTAQVKQPGLMAFSLMLGAFVGLFSETALNMAFTNLMDEFSINASTVQWLTTGYLLVLGILVPISALLMQWFTTRQLFTASLLLSIIGTLIAALSPNFTSLLIARIVQALGTGLLLPLMTNIILIIFPAHKRGTIMGLMGLVIMCAPAIGPTLSGLIVDHLGWEYIFWISLPLLLFTFGFGLTFIKNVAYISKPKIDILSILLSTLGFGGIVFGFSNLAEHSLSEIIVLLPLIIGIISLIWFVLRQFKLETPMLNLRVFKYPMFTLGLIMLFLGMMIILSSAILLPLYLKGGLLLSATVAGVQLLPGSVLNGAMAPVTGKIFDKYGPKLLLPVGFFIATIAVFLFTTNSTETSSMTFILIHCTLFIGLAMVIMPAQTNGLNQLPVKYYPDGAAVMNTLQQIAGALGTTFAITLMSSGETRFANTHPDAVQTEILTAGITHAYLFITALAGIGLILSFFVKRIRV
- a CDS encoding helix-turn-helix domain-containing protein; this encodes MIKVMIVDDDLLVRNNLKYMLSTELPQLHGSSEFILCGEANDGREALDKISDYAPDIILSDMKMPNMDGLILCEALHTRYPDIQFIALSNYDDFNYVHGTLQNGAVDYILKHKMSAVTLIAALRKASRSLIQNSKQPDHALDINNINALKQDFLIYLLTGFYSDVDEISAHMDTLGLKLDLTQVLVIVMCIDDYQSMDLKKTTLLQFSVINIASEILEDQRNGAICHIANENYAILLSFADIFSQQKIQDIVQNTMSRLSSCMKNFLNLSVSFSIGQVCSQIHQLPQSYLQAEKKLKNKFYYDAGAVFTNTDEQQGAAMLNYFDIKKESTLSHFISIQDREGIHTVLSNLFSEIRANKPPLAIAQMVFTDLLSLINKTCKNHSIDLREVYADNILPEKHLSDFSSLSSVQDWLLSLFERLCDALTMREAAPTSIYVREALDYIHLHFAEDISLSLVADKINISNVYLSKLFKQEIGIGFAEYLTKYRLKLAQSLLRQHQLSIHDIAAASGFNDYIYFLKTFKKHIGVTPTEYVKNDVKG
- a CDS encoding MarR family winged helix-turn-helix transcriptional regulator → MASRDPIGLLLRDLHLEVTNYLTKLLAPVRLAPEQHLLMALLLEQEGLSQNEIANHLSKDKASVARMIASLENKGYIRKVISKQDRRSVNVFVTEEGRKLETIINEVTIKLNEIIETGLSASEYSTLKTLLTRVQNNVKDA
- a CDS encoding amino acid deaminase/aldolase; this translates as MPFAFVDLDMLQQNILNVLHRANGKNVRIASKSIRSVDMLRRILQANAQFQGIMCFTVPEALYLAQQGFTDLLLGYPAMDASLLASVAMHQREGCNITLMVDCETHVEQAEAAAAKYGVRLPLCVDIDMSIDVPGLHFGVWRSPIRSTDAALNLIKRIAQSKHVVLEGLMGYEAQVAGLGDRVPGQVLKNAIVRLLKHRSIRDAAARRAELVAAIDRMGLPPLRFVNAGGTGSLHTSSVEPVVTEVTAGSGFYSPGLFDNYRDFTLVPAAGYAIEIVRQPRGDLYTCLGGGYTASGIAGSDRLPRPYLPQGATLLAMEGAGEVQTPIRYNGQETLELGDPIFMRHSKAGELCERFTHLYYISNGSIVGETTTYRGDGLCFL